In Lacrimispora indolis DSM 755, a genomic segment contains:
- the citX gene encoding citrate lyase holo-[acyl-carrier protein] synthase yields the protein MEEYVTLEEVLLFREKKANMQEELRKKYEKVTIVALGMNVPGPRKTSPRLLPVFAAGGEELDRLLFKNRLSVLEEVIVKEKAGYLKLYAVKSMDHLAVKKITVRMEETHPLGRLLDIDVYNGEGRGISREELGAPVRKCLICEKDAKLCGRSRSHGVEELCGRMENIIDFWLKEGGR from the coding sequence ATGGAAGAGTATGTAACATTGGAAGAAGTGCTTCTTTTTCGTGAAAAAAAGGCAAACATGCAGGAAGAACTGAGAAAAAAGTATGAGAAGGTCACGATTGTGGCTCTTGGTATGAATGTTCCAGGTCCAAGAAAAACCTCTCCCCGCCTTTTGCCGGTATTTGCCGCAGGGGGAGAAGAGCTGGACCGGCTGCTTTTTAAAAACAGGCTGTCCGTGCTGGAAGAAGTCATAGTAAAAGAAAAGGCCGGTTATCTGAAACTGTATGCAGTAAAAAGCATGGATCATCTGGCTGTTAAAAAAATAACGGTTCGAATGGAAGAGACCCATCCTCTGGGGAGGCTGTTGGATATTGATGTATACAATGGGGAAGGAAGGGGAATCAGCAGAGAAGAACTGGGCGCTCCTGTGCGGAAATGCCTGATTTGTGAAAAAGATGCAAAGCTGTGCGGCCGCAGCCGCAGCCATGGAGTGGAGGAGCTTTGCGGACGCATGGAAAACATCATAGATTTCTGGTTAAAAGAAGGCGGCAGATGA
- the citD gene encoding citrate lyase acyl carrier protein yields the protein MEIKRPAMAGTLESSDCQVTVEPGDGKIDFTLESAVIHQYGNRIRKVVMETLKSLGIYNVRIMVVDKGALDCTIKARVEGAVFRSADQFENILWGDKRKR from the coding sequence ATGGAGATCAAAAGACCGGCTATGGCCGGTACACTGGAATCCAGCGACTGTCAGGTAACCGTTGAACCGGGAGATGGAAAAATTGATTTTACGCTGGAAAGCGCGGTAATACACCAATATGGCAACAGGATCCGGAAGGTGGTCATGGAAACCCTTAAGAGTCTTGGAATCTACAATGTGAGGATCATGGTTGTGGATAAGGGGGCGCTGGACTGTACCATTAAGGCGCGTGTGGAGGGAGCGGTATTCCGTTCCGCAGACCAGTTTGAAAATATTCTCTGGGGGGACAAAAGAAAGCGATGA
- a CDS encoding aldolase/citrate lyase family protein — translation MNRKKKRLRRTMMFLNAQKPGLIKDPYIYKPDSLLLDLEDAVAENQKDAARFSLYHALQEIDYRGCERVVRINGLDTVYWREDIRCAVAGGCDAVRIPKTERPEDIKAVEEEIRTAEEDFGIPEGRTLIMAAIESARGVMKALDICEASERLFGIALSGGDYTKDLQTQITGTGIELMGARQNMIIAARAAKVQCFDTVYTNLNDMEGFRREVEIIHLMGFDGKSIVNPRQIPIVHDIFTPAKKDIIFAEKVVMEIEDKKTKGIGVFTVDGKMIDIAFYDGARRTIELAKASGVYKGDL, via the coding sequence ATGAATCGGAAAAAGAAACGGCTCAGAAGAACCATGATGTTTTTAAATGCCCAAAAACCAGGACTCATTAAAGATCCGTATATTTATAAGCCGGATTCCCTCTTGCTGGATTTGGAGGATGCGGTCGCAGAAAACCAGAAGGATGCAGCCCGTTTTTCCCTTTATCATGCCCTGCAGGAGATCGATTACAGAGGCTGTGAACGGGTGGTCCGGATCAACGGCCTGGATACTGTTTACTGGAGGGAGGATATCCGCTGTGCGGTGGCAGGCGGCTGTGATGCTGTCCGGATTCCTAAAACAGAAAGGCCTGAGGATATAAAAGCAGTGGAAGAGGAGATCCGGACAGCAGAAGAAGACTTTGGCATTCCGGAAGGAAGGACCCTGATTATGGCTGCCATTGAATCCGCAAGAGGGGTGATGAAGGCGCTGGATATTTGTGAAGCTTCGGAACGCCTATTTGGAATTGCACTTTCCGGCGGAGATTATACAAAGGATCTTCAGACTCAAATTACCGGAACCGGAATCGAACTGATGGGAGCCAGACAGAACATGATCATTGCTGCCAGGGCAGCAAAGGTCCAGTGCTTTGATACGGTTTATACCAATCTTAATGATATGGAAGGCTTCCGCCGGGAGGTGGAAATCATTCATTTGATGGGATTTGATGGGAAATCCATTGTCAATCCCCGTCAGATCCCCATTGTTCATGACATTTTTACCCCTGCTAAAAAGGACATTATCTTTGCGGAAAAGGTGGTCATGGAAATCGAGGACAAAAAGACAAAGGGAATCGGTGTTTTTACCGTGGACGGTAAGATGATTGACATCGCGTTCTATGACGGAGCAAGAAGAACCATAGAACTGGCCAAGGCCTCCGGTGTGTATAAAGGAGATTTGTAA